One genomic window of Psychrobacter cibarius includes the following:
- a CDS encoding PaaI family thioesterase, with translation MSATKEEIVAFMALEFPQTKCVIEAVGDNRSTLSHDIGINELRPGGTVSGPVLMSIADVALYVAILGKIGIVPLTVTTSLTINFLRKPSAEARIIAECTLMKVGRTLIVGEVALYSEGSRDMVAHVVGTYSVPPQHV, from the coding sequence ATGTCTGCAACCAAAGAAGAAATTGTCGCCTTTATGGCGTTGGAATTTCCACAAACCAAATGTGTCATCGAGGCAGTCGGTGACAATCGCTCGACTTTATCACACGATATTGGTATCAATGAATTGCGTCCCGGTGGTACGGTCTCTGGACCAGTATTGATGAGCATCGCTGATGTGGCTCTCTATGTGGCGATACTTGGTAAAATAGGTATTGTGCCATTAACGGTGACGACGAGTTTGACCATTAACTTCCTGCGCAAACCCTCAGCAGAAGCACGTATTATCGCTGAGTGTACGTTGATGAAAGTTGGGCGCACCCTAATCGTTGGCGAGGTTGCGCTTTATTCTGAAGGCTCTCGTGACATGGTGGCTCACGTAGTTGGCACGTATTCCGTACCGCCTCAGCACGTTTAG
- a CDS encoding YceI family protein, whose product MSILSFILKKSHLYPLLTLILTLALPLLIISAAHSSHAASYTINPAGTHVRFAIERFQSPATAGGFYNVQGQLQYDSSLKTGNISLVIPISSLNTGNKAFNQTLTGPSFFDMQRFPLARFDSNKWYFSQDKSRPMVTKVDGHLTLHGETHPISLTATKFDCYLHPTLKKDICGGDFTAMIDRTKWNIDKYAWFGVTKNLHLNIQVEATKQ is encoded by the coding sequence ATGAGCATCCTATCTTTTATTCTAAAAAAATCACATCTCTACCCTTTACTGACATTGATATTAACATTGGCACTGCCATTATTAATAATAAGCGCTGCACATAGCAGCCATGCCGCCAGTTATACCATCAATCCTGCTGGCACCCATGTGCGCTTTGCCATTGAACGCTTCCAATCCCCTGCCACTGCGGGCGGCTTTTATAATGTCCAAGGTCAACTGCAATATGACTCAAGTTTAAAAACTGGCAATATCTCCTTGGTCATTCCGATCAGCTCTCTAAATACGGGAAATAAAGCATTTAACCAGACTTTGACAGGCCCTAGCTTCTTTGATATGCAGCGCTTTCCGTTGGCACGTTTTGATTCTAACAAATGGTATTTTAGCCAAGACAAATCACGCCCAATGGTCACAAAAGTAGACGGTCATCTAACGCTGCATGGCGAAACCCACCCTATTAGCTTAACAGCGACTAAGTTTGACTGTTATCTACACCCTACGCTCAAAAAAGATATTTGTGGTGGGGATTTTACGGCGATGATTGATCGCACCAAATGGAATATCGATAAATATGCGTGGTTTGGCGTCACTAAAAACCTTCACTTAAACATTCAGGTCGAGGCAACCAAACAGTAG
- a CDS encoding TrkA family potassium uptake protein yields the protein MKYIIVGLGNFGSSLGMALTRQGHEVIAIDSSIQKVEAYKEVISHTICMDATDEYTVNGLPIIDTDIVIVAIGEDQGANVMATALFKTLKAKRLISRSINPLHEKVLQAIGVDDLIHPEKEAANRWAKRLSLRYFVDSFELSDHFSMVEISIPKSLIGQTVDDLQLEQKFNIRLLSTLRYEYYEDSFGRTQSKPSIKGLAAPEQVLQDNDVLVIYGANKHINEFLRSVGVKIK from the coding sequence ATGAAATATATCATCGTAGGGCTAGGGAACTTTGGCTCATCGCTAGGCATGGCTTTGACCCGTCAGGGGCACGAAGTGATTGCCATTGACAGCAGCATACAAAAGGTTGAGGCGTATAAGGAAGTCATCTCTCATACCATCTGTATGGATGCTACGGATGAATATACCGTCAATGGGTTACCGATTATCGACACCGATATCGTTATTGTCGCAATCGGTGAAGACCAAGGCGCAAACGTTATGGCGACTGCATTATTTAAAACCCTAAAAGCGAAACGTTTGATCAGTCGTAGTATCAATCCACTGCACGAAAAAGTGTTGCAAGCTATCGGTGTGGACGACCTTATTCATCCTGAAAAAGAGGCGGCCAATCGCTGGGCCAAACGGCTGTCGCTACGTTATTTCGTCGACTCGTTTGAGCTGAGTGATCATTTCAGTATGGTAGAGATTAGCATTCCCAAGTCGTTGATTGGTCAGACTGTTGATGACTTGCAGTTGGAGCAAAAGTTCAATATTCGATTGCTTAGTACCTTGCGCTATGAGTATTATGAAGACAGCTTTGGTCGTACGCAAAGTAAGCCTAGTATTAAAGGCTTGGCTGCGCCTGAGCAAGTATTGCAAGATAACGACGTATTGGTCATCTACGGTGCTAACAAGCATATCAACGAGTTTCTGCGTAGTGTCGGTGTGAAAATCAAATAA
- a CDS encoding PAP2 family lipid A phosphatase, with protein sequence MKTYSANGVWLKLLCLTIIATLLFEHSQLDIHISELFYTNGHWLLEKGTQPFAFIFYDLPKLLLILLGIYLIAVLILRHKQDTDINLVIKNTQYDKRLTPLSTREIGYLLLVLIAVPSMIALLKGVTHVSCPNHLILFGGDLPYLNIWQNIVANTPAKCFPAAHASAGFSLYGLAFLPTLHQYRYRIFEIVTVVGWTMGLYKMLFGDHFFSHTLVSMLLSLTITCVLATLFFKYPVANKANSINANGKKPDAASFQKSSKTQS encoded by the coding sequence TTGAAAACATATTCAGCCAATGGAGTCTGGCTTAAACTCCTATGCTTGACCATCATAGCGACACTGTTGTTTGAGCACAGCCAATTAGACATTCATATTAGTGAGCTTTTTTACACTAATGGACACTGGCTACTAGAAAAAGGCACACAACCTTTTGCCTTTATTTTTTATGACTTGCCTAAATTGCTACTCATCTTGCTTGGCATTTATCTCATAGCCGTTCTAATCCTGAGACATAAACAGGATACAGATATCAATCTGGTAATAAAAAATACTCAGTACGATAAACGGCTCACGCCTTTATCCACGCGTGAAATAGGTTATCTACTGCTTGTTTTAATTGCCGTTCCCAGTATGATTGCGCTACTCAAAGGTGTCACTCATGTCAGTTGCCCCAATCATTTAATACTGTTTGGTGGCGACTTGCCTTATCTAAATATTTGGCAAAATATAGTCGCTAACACGCCTGCCAAGTGCTTCCCAGCGGCTCATGCCAGTGCCGGATTTTCTCTGTATGGCTTGGCATTTTTACCCACTCTGCATCAGTATCGCTATAGAATATTTGAAATAGTCACGGTTGTAGGATGGACGATGGGACTGTATAAGATGCTGTTTGGTGATCACTTTTTTAGTCATACATTAGTATCGATGCTTCTGTCATTGACGATAACCTGCGTGCTTGCAACGCTGTTTTTTAAATACCCAGTAGCGAATAAAGCCAACAGTATCAATGCTAATGGCAAAAAACCTGATGCGGCAAGCTTTCAAAAATCGTCGAAAACCCAATCTTAA
- the betT gene encoding choline BCCT transporter BetT has translation MYSSPSKDATKPLTLNKTVFLGSAIISILLIIWTIAFPDYSETLLSSSMAWVSESFGWYYMLVVAAYSIFALFVGFSKYGDIKLGQDHEKAQFPFLAWAAMLFSAGIGIDLLFFGASEPLMHYLTPHTGLEPASAEAMREALAQTFLHWGLHGWGIYALIGMALAYFAYRKNMPLALRSPLTPIFGERLIKGWLGDGIDTFGVVCTLMGIATSLGIGVLQANAGLTHVFGIESSKTVQTLIIVGVVAAAAISAMTGVEKGVRRLSEFNMLSSILLLIAILVMGNTVYLLNTFTQNIGQYFQTILFKTFDVYAYDGTAGADWKSGWTIFFWAWWVAWAPFVGLFIARISRGRTLREFVFGVMFIPLGFIFAWFSIFGNSAIDLVANGATELGEIAVNDAAMGMFALFEYFPYSDVLSFAGVVIGLVFFVTSADSGALVLANLSSRGMTNDTDAPVWLRLFWAAATGLITLGLLFAGGFASLQSVSVIAGLPFSLILVLYMVSMWRSLKEEGNKRKASTIGTANVLDSGKSWKARLQRIVSFPRHAQVERFLQNVVRPAMTEVEKEFAAGGLKTSLDIRNPEHIGQDIDEGMDESSGQIDGLKLRVGHGDEDDFIYEVNLIKAERPNFTLSTSTKNAEYYYRAEVFLSEGSQEYDLVGYSKEQVLVDILNQYERHLQYLHLER, from the coding sequence ATGTACAGCTCGCCATCAAAAGATGCGACGAAACCCCTGACTCTAAACAAGACGGTTTTTTTAGGTTCAGCTATTATTTCTATTTTATTAATTATCTGGACGATTGCGTTTCCAGATTATAGTGAGACATTATTAAGCTCAAGCATGGCATGGGTATCAGAGAGTTTTGGCTGGTATTACATGCTGGTGGTTGCCGCTTATAGTATATTTGCACTATTTGTTGGTTTTTCTAAATACGGCGACATCAAGCTTGGGCAAGACCACGAAAAAGCCCAGTTTCCTTTCCTAGCATGGGCGGCGATGCTGTTCTCTGCGGGTATCGGTATTGATTTACTGTTTTTTGGTGCCTCTGAGCCATTGATGCATTATTTAACGCCGCATACGGGGCTGGAGCCTGCCAGTGCAGAAGCGATGCGCGAAGCACTTGCGCAAACCTTTTTACATTGGGGGCTACATGGTTGGGGTATTTATGCCTTAATCGGTATGGCATTGGCGTACTTTGCGTATCGTAAAAACATGCCGTTGGCGCTGCGTTCACCATTGACGCCTATCTTTGGCGAGCGTTTAATCAAGGGCTGGCTTGGCGATGGTATTGATACTTTTGGTGTTGTTTGTACCTTGATGGGTATTGCGACCAGCTTAGGCATCGGCGTATTGCAAGCCAATGCTGGATTGACCCATGTTTTCGGTATCGAATCGAGCAAAACAGTACAGACGCTTATTATTGTAGGTGTCGTTGCTGCTGCGGCTATTTCGGCGATGACAGGTGTGGAAAAGGGCGTCCGCCGCTTATCTGAATTTAATATGCTATCATCGATATTGCTATTAATCGCGATATTAGTCATGGGTAATACGGTCTATTTGCTGAATACCTTTACCCAAAATATTGGTCAATATTTCCAAACCATTCTCTTTAAAACTTTTGATGTATATGCCTATGACGGTACTGCTGGTGCCGATTGGAAGTCAGGCTGGACAATATTTTTCTGGGCATGGTGGGTTGCTTGGGCACCGTTTGTTGGGTTATTTATCGCGCGTATTAGCCGTGGTCGTACCTTACGTGAGTTTGTCTTTGGCGTGATGTTTATTCCGCTTGGTTTCATTTTTGCCTGGTTCTCTATTTTTGGTAATTCGGCGATAGACTTGGTTGCCAATGGGGCGACCGAACTTGGTGAAATCGCTGTCAATGATGCTGCCATGGGTATGTTTGCCTTGTTTGAGTATTTTCCTTACAGTGACGTTTTATCATTCGCTGGTGTGGTCATTGGTTTAGTATTCTTTGTGACCTCAGCGGACTCAGGCGCGTTAGTATTAGCGAATTTGAGCTCACGCGGCATGACCAATGACACTGATGCTCCTGTTTGGTTGCGCTTGTTTTGGGCAGCAGCAACGGGTCTTATCACTTTAGGACTATTATTTGCTGGTGGCTTTGCATCATTGCAGTCAGTATCTGTGATTGCTGGTTTGCCATTCTCGCTTATCCTTGTGCTCTATATGGTGTCGATGTGGAGATCATTAAAAGAAGAAGGCAATAAACGTAAGGCCAGTACGATTGGTACGGCTAATGTGCTGGATAGTGGTAAGAGCTGGAAAGCACGCTTGCAACGTATCGTCAGTTTCCCTAGACATGCACAAGTTGAACGCTTTTTACAAAATGTGGTTAGACCTGCCATGACGGAAGTTGAAAAAGAATTTGCGGCAGGCGGTCTAAAAACCTCTTTGGACATCCGTAACCCTGAACATATCGGACAAGATATAGATGAAGGCATGGATGAAAGTAGCGGTCAAATAGATGGTCTAAAATTGCGAGTTGGACATGGCGATGAAGATGACTTTATTTATGAAGTGAATTTGATCAAAGCTGAGCGTCCTAATTTTACTTTGAGCACGTCAACTAAGAATGCAGAGTACTATTATCGTGCCGAAGTGTTCTTGAGTGAAGGCTCACAAGAGTATGACTTGGTAGGTTACTCCAAAGAGCAAGTGTTGGTCGATATCTTAAATCAGTACGAGCGCCATTTGCAGTATCTACATTTAGAGCGTTAA
- a CDS encoding M48 family metallopeptidase codes for MTTLKYIAHYSEQVQTQAALLISDGKLGAYLEKKYPTQHQIKSDKALYQYINDIKNQYMRKVGQLSNVSYSSKLTVLKHALGIHTTQSRIQGSKLKSHNSITVASLFQEAPPEFLRMIVVHELAHFKKHEHNKAFYQLCCHMEPEYHQFELDTRLWLHWRELS; via the coding sequence GTGACCACATTAAAGTACATCGCTCATTATTCTGAGCAAGTTCAGACCCAAGCGGCATTGCTGATTAGCGATGGTAAATTGGGCGCATATCTAGAAAAAAAGTATCCCACTCAGCACCAAATAAAAAGTGATAAGGCGCTTTATCAGTATATCAATGACATAAAAAACCAATATATGCGCAAAGTGGGACAGCTATCAAATGTCAGCTATAGCAGTAAATTAACGGTCCTCAAACATGCGCTGGGTATTCATACCACCCAGTCTCGCATACAGGGCAGCAAGCTCAAATCGCATAACAGCATCACCGTAGCCAGTTTATTTCAAGAAGCGCCGCCTGAGTTTTTGCGCATGATTGTCGTGCATGAGTTAGCGCATTTTAAAAAGCATGAGCATAACAAGGCGTTTTATCAATTATGCTGTCATATGGAGCCTGAGTATCATCAGTTTGAGCTTGATACGCGGTTGTGGTTGCACTGGCGCGAACTGAGTTGA
- a CDS encoding potassium transporter TrkG, whose protein sequence is MHAAKRYRLLNNVTIVISIIGVAIALLDSGFTLPMWLQQVFHIFYLAIIFLGFVVTAGRYLYSKKPLTLNKVAVFDLLTSIAIVILLVAHFTDLVRSGMSVAVDGFVAIKIAVFVTFIREISDHDFNLNRTFLNPAQFFILSFLSLVLVGALLLMMPNATTQPLSFMDALFTATSAVCVTGLIVVDTATYFTTFGQVIIMGLIQIGGLGILTFVTYFSYFFKGGVSYETQASISEMSYMRGMGDVVSTLKSILYVTFAVEAVAAALIYISIYDIPDMDWSEQLFFSVFHAISAFCNAGFSTFSAGMYDDALRFNYPLQLIIATTFIFGGMGFVIVVNVLRYLRDRAERLIYRHDQRYIYRPWLLNINSRITLITTGALLLVGLIGVMIFEYNNVLADHRSFFGKLVTGLFTAATPRTAGFNTIDMGELAFPTIMLTIFLMWIGASPNSTGGGIKTSTFAIALLNTLSLARGQTNVEVFKRQIADISIRRAFSIMWLSLLVIGMGVTLISYDQPELDLIKVVFECFSAYSTVGLSLNLTTELSDFSKMVVSVIMFVGRVSMLTIFIALLKNRRQRNYRYPTEEITIN, encoded by the coding sequence ATGCATGCAGCCAAGCGTTATCGATTGTTAAATAATGTCACGATTGTTATTAGTATTATCGGCGTAGCCATTGCTTTATTAGACAGTGGTTTCACGCTGCCGATGTGGTTACAACAGGTTTTCCATATTTTTTATCTGGCGATTATCTTTTTAGGCTTTGTTGTGACGGCAGGGCGTTACCTCTATAGCAAAAAGCCGCTGACTCTAAATAAAGTCGCGGTCTTTGACTTACTGACCAGTATCGCGATTGTCATTTTACTGGTAGCGCATTTCACTGATTTGGTGCGCTCTGGGATGTCGGTCGCTGTTGATGGCTTTGTTGCCATCAAAATTGCCGTCTTTGTGACCTTTATTCGTGAAATATCTGACCACGATTTTAATCTCAATCGTACCTTTCTAAACCCTGCACAGTTTTTTATCTTAAGCTTCCTGTCATTAGTATTGGTCGGGGCATTGCTACTGATGATGCCCAATGCAACGACGCAGCCGCTGTCTTTCATGGATGCGCTCTTTACCGCGACCAGTGCTGTCTGTGTGACTGGTCTCATCGTGGTAGATACGGCGACTTATTTCACAACTTTTGGGCAAGTCATTATCATGGGGCTGATACAGATCGGCGGCTTGGGTATTTTGACTTTTGTGACGTATTTTAGTTATTTCTTTAAGGGCGGTGTCAGTTATGAGACGCAGGCGAGCATCAGTGAGATGTCTTACATGCGCGGCATGGGTGATGTGGTATCGACCCTCAAGTCCATCCTATATGTGACATTTGCCGTTGAGGCAGTGGCTGCGGCACTCATTTATATTAGCATTTATGACATACCAGATATGGATTGGTCTGAGCAGTTATTCTTCTCTGTTTTCCATGCGATTTCTGCGTTCTGTAATGCTGGATTTTCTACATTTAGCGCTGGCATGTATGATGACGCGCTACGTTTTAATTACCCCCTACAACTGATCATTGCCACTACTTTTATCTTTGGTGGCATGGGTTTTGTCATTGTGGTCAATGTGCTGCGTTATTTACGTGATCGTGCCGAGCGCCTGATATATCGCCATGATCAGCGTTATATTTATCGACCATGGTTGCTCAATATTAATAGCCGCATAACCTTGATTACGACGGGTGCTTTATTGTTGGTAGGTCTCATCGGTGTGATGATATTTGAATATAACAATGTGCTGGCAGACCATCGCAGTTTTTTCGGTAAGCTTGTCACAGGGCTGTTTACTGCTGCCACGCCGCGAACCGCAGGATTTAATACCATCGACATGGGGGAACTCGCGTTTCCCACGATTATGTTGACGATATTTTTGATGTGGATTGGTGCCTCGCCAAACTCGACGGGCGGTGGTATCAAAACCAGTACGTTTGCGATTGCCCTGTTAAACACTTTGAGTTTGGCACGTGGTCAGACCAATGTTGAGGTATTTAAGCGCCAGATTGCCGACATCTCGATTCGCCGTGCATTTTCTATTATGTGGCTGTCTTTGTTGGTCATCGGTATGGGGGTAACGCTCATCAGCTATGATCAACCAGAGCTTGATTTAATCAAGGTGGTTTTTGAGTGTTTTTCAGCTTACAGCACGGTGGGATTAAGTTTGAATTTGACGACAGAGTTATCAGATTTTAGCAAAATGGTGGTATCTGTCATTATGTTTGTTGGGCGCGTCAGCATGTTGACCATCTTTATTGCCCTACTTAAAAATAGACGCCAGCGCAATTATCGCTACCCAACTGAAGAAATCACGATCAATTAA
- a CDS encoding DMT family transporter encodes MSESLEQQASRNTSTWLIPFACLLGGGGLIGISTNLAKYAGEIGITPLAFLFWSITGAAAILLIVALIRHELPPLNARSFEYYFVAALISVAGSNLLLFSAIPHVGAGFVALIISLPPLLTYLGALALRMERFNIVRALGVAAALLGAGVLAARKFTAPDASVFWILIALCGPVLLAIGNIYRTLRWPDKASPSALAPGMLIAASLLLLSFSVLPNFSVKMPLDWLPLGLIGIQAAVFAGQFLLLFLLQKTGGPVLLSLLGSVGAVVGVPVAIFLQGEMPPEGLFLGASLIALGVGLVTWGGVKMATTSTETT; translated from the coding sequence ATGAGTGAGTCTTTAGAACAGCAAGCTTCTCGCAACACCAGCACATGGCTCATCCCTTTTGCTTGCTTGTTAGGCGGAGGAGGTCTGATTGGTATTTCTACCAATTTGGCAAAATATGCTGGTGAGATAGGTATTACACCACTGGCATTTCTCTTTTGGTCCATCACGGGCGCTGCTGCTATTTTATTGATCGTTGCATTAATACGGCACGAATTGCCTCCCTTAAATGCGCGTAGCTTTGAATACTATTTTGTGGCGGCGCTCATCAGTGTTGCAGGTTCTAATTTACTACTGTTTTCGGCTATCCCACATGTGGGTGCAGGTTTCGTCGCGCTCATTATCTCGCTTCCACCATTGCTGACTTATCTTGGTGCATTGGCACTGAGGATGGAGCGATTTAATATCGTCCGCGCTTTGGGTGTGGCCGCGGCGCTTCTTGGTGCAGGAGTATTGGCAGCGCGTAAGTTTACAGCACCCGATGCCAGTGTTTTTTGGATTTTGATCGCGCTTTGCGGTCCAGTATTATTGGCTATTGGTAATATATATCGCACCTTACGCTGGCCTGATAAAGCGTCGCCTAGTGCACTCGCGCCAGGTATGCTAATCGCGGCGTCGCTGTTGCTGCTGTCATTTAGTGTGTTGCCTAATTTTTCAGTCAAAATGCCGCTAGACTGGTTGCCGCTAGGTTTGATTGGCATACAAGCCGCCGTATTTGCGGGTCAATTCTTATTGTTGTTTTTATTACAAAAAACCGGCGGTCCTGTTTTATTAAGTTTATTAGGCTCGGTCGGCGCAGTTGTCGGTGTGCCAGTGGCTATTTTTTTGCAGGGTGAGATGCCGCCAGAAGGGCTGTTTTTGGGTGCTTCATTGATCGCACTGGGCGTTGGTTTGGTGACATGGGGCGGGGTGAAAATGGCGACCACATCGACAGAAACTACGTAA
- a CDS encoding FAD-dependent oxidoreductase, protein MQNLPIAIIGGGLSGLYAAFLLEQRGIDYILLEARDRLGGRIAVAKSSVDQNASRQSVDNEKSNDGFDLGPSWFWPEYKPQLSSLIEMLNLTCFAQFEDGDMMVERAADKLPIRTQGYQSSPPSMRLVGGMAALIDALYARLNPTRIITGQIVKRVIKTERCISIESESSAEQITAGQITTYQAQHVLLALPPRLVASNIKFEPTLPQDLVAEWQETATWMAPHAKYVAVYDSPFWRNQGLSGSARSAVGPLTEIHDASLVEGEGALFGFFGVPAHVRQSVSESELKAHCRAQLVRLFGAQAEMPTAEYLKDWAQDSFTATLADSSGAGQHAGAPTAKPNTGAWQNCLTGSASEWSEAFPGYIAGAIDAAHKAVQGLDLGLSDELSSSASLLNRIVDE, encoded by the coding sequence ATGCAAAACCTACCTATTGCAATTATCGGTGGTGGTTTGAGTGGCTTATATGCGGCTTTTTTATTAGAGCAACGAGGTATCGATTATATATTGCTTGAGGCGCGTGATAGATTGGGTGGGCGCATCGCTGTTGCGAAATCATCAGTAGATCAGAATGCTAGTAGACAAAGTGTCGATAATGAAAAATCAAACGATGGCTTCGACTTAGGGCCATCGTGGTTTTGGCCAGAGTATAAGCCGCAGTTGAGCAGCCTTATTGAAATGTTGAATTTAACATGTTTCGCTCAGTTCGAGGACGGCGACATGATGGTGGAACGTGCCGCCGATAAGTTACCTATCCGTACCCAAGGCTATCAAAGCTCGCCACCGTCTATGCGCCTCGTCGGTGGTATGGCAGCGCTCATTGATGCTCTGTATGCGCGCTTAAATCCTACGCGCATTATCACGGGGCAAATCGTAAAGCGTGTAATCAAGACTGAGCGCTGTATCAGCATAGAGAGCGAGAGCAGCGCTGAACAGATAACAGCTGGTCAAATAACTACTTATCAAGCGCAGCATGTGCTTCTTGCGCTACCGCCTCGTTTGGTGGCGAGTAACATCAAGTTTGAACCGACTTTACCGCAGGATTTGGTGGCAGAGTGGCAAGAGACCGCGACATGGATGGCGCCACATGCCAAATATGTGGCGGTTTATGATTCACCCTTTTGGCGCAATCAAGGACTATCGGGTTCAGCGAGAAGTGCAGTAGGGCCACTTACTGAGATTCATGATGCGTCCTTGGTAGAGGGCGAAGGTGCATTATTTGGCTTCTTTGGCGTTCCTGCTCACGTCCGCCAAAGCGTCTCGGAGTCAGAGCTAAAAGCCCATTGCCGCGCGCAGTTGGTACGTTTATTTGGCGCACAAGCAGAGATGCCAACGGCTGAATATCTGAAAGATTGGGCGCAAGATTCATTTACCGCGACGCTTGCTGATTCCAGTGGCGCAGGTCAACATGCTGGCGCACCTACTGCTAAGCCGAATACAGGTGCATGGCAAAACTGCCTAACGGGTAGCGCAAGCGAATGGTCAGAGGCGTTTCCTGGTTATATTGCTGGTGCTATCGACGCAGCACATAAGGCGGTACAGGGTTTAGATTTAGGTTTGTCTGATGAGCTATCGTCATCAGCGTCGCTACTCAATAGGATAGTTGATGAGTGA
- a CDS encoding tetratricopeptide repeat protein has translation MINTKIYKAIYTLAEELLEADRIGNQAAFDGFYAELEAICNDNENTDKDHPEQWETLADFTADLDEALVIYDKALAKATAINSKDHMSSIAFSMAVLQIEMGEKDAAILNLQNAKVTANKIEDKEFKVEIDELLTKLLAE, from the coding sequence ATGATTAATACCAAAATTTATAAAGCAATTTATACCTTAGCTGAAGAGTTATTGGAAGCTGATCGTATAGGCAATCAAGCAGCATTTGATGGGTTTTATGCTGAATTAGAAGCCATTTGTAACGATAATGAAAATACCGATAAAGACCATCCAGAACAGTGGGAAACATTGGCTGACTTTACTGCAGATTTAGACGAAGCCTTAGTTATTTATGACAAGGCCTTAGCCAAAGCGACTGCGATTAATTCAAAAGACCACATGTCATCGATTGCCTTTTCTATGGCGGTTCTACAGATCGAAATGGGTGAAAAGGATGCGGCTATTCTAAATCTACAGAATGCCAAAGTCACGGCTAATAAGATTGAGGATAAAGAGTTTAAGGTTGAGATAGACGAGCTACTTACCAAGTTGTTGGCAGAATAA
- a CDS encoding DUF3124 domain-containing protein — MSKRTISILLLATMALLSGCDQTPQDPNVLYSEKHQDPIQELEMTTAVDRSQFAYKQTFYVPIYSDIYTDRDNRKVLLSATLSVRNTTLKKSLYINKIDYYGTDGTFIKSYLTKPIELPAMATLNYIVEKEEDKGGSGANFIIEVEGIDETVKPVIEAVMIGNFSNKGFAFSTEGTPVVH, encoded by the coding sequence ATGAGTAAGCGCACTATATCCATCTTGTTGCTTGCGACGATGGCGTTGTTGTCAGGCTGTGATCAGACGCCGCAAGACCCGAACGTGTTGTATTCAGAAAAACATCAAGACCCCATTCAAGAGCTGGAGATGACAACAGCGGTTGATCGTAGCCAGTTTGCCTATAAACAAACCTTTTATGTGCCCATTTATTCTGACATTTATACCGACAGAGACAATCGTAAAGTATTGCTATCAGCGACTTTGAGTGTACGCAATACCACGCTAAAAAAATCACTGTATATCAATAAAATTGACTACTATGGCACTGATGGAACCTTTATCAAATCCTATTTAACCAAACCGATTGAGCTTCCAGCAATGGCCACGCTCAATTATATCGTCGAAAAAGAAGAGGATAAAGGCGGATCGGGCGCCAACTTTATCATCGAAGTCGAAGGGATAGACGAGACGGTCAAGCCTGTCATTGAGGCGGTGATGATTGGTAATTTTAGCAATAAAGGCTTTGCATTTAGTACAGAAGGTACGCCAGTGGTGCATTGA